The DNA sequence ATAGGTTGTTTGTTTTATGCGGGATTGTATTATGCGTCTATCACGAAGATGGGCACGGTGCATGACCATGCCTTGGCGGTGATGATCGCCGGCATTGCGGAAGGGAAGACGATCGCATATAAGGAGATGGGTGCAGCCGGTCTGGGGTTGGTATTCATCCGCGCAGTGCTCTGCAACTGGATGGTCACGTTAGGAGCGGTAATGGCCATGACCTCGCAATCAACATTGGGAAAAATAGCAGCGATGTGGCTGCCGATCCTCGCCTTTTTTGCACAGGGCTTTGAGCATGCGGTAGTCAATATGTTCGTGATTCCGGCGGGCATGATGTTCGGGGCTGAAGTATCCGCGGCCGATTGGTGGCTGTGGAACCAGATTCCCGTTCTGGTCGGGAATTTAGCAGGCGGTCTTATCTTGACCGGTCTGTTCCTGTATTGGAGCCATGCGAAAAAGCCCGGGGCCAAGGATGAATCCGTTAGCGCCAGCTTTGGAGCGCGTGTGGGCTCGGAAGCCAAGCGGGCTTAGGCGGGTTGTGCAGCGTTTGCTTTTTTTTATGAATACTTCTGGAGGAACAAGGGCTCGTTCTCGCGCCATTCTGCAAACAGCACATCCTGATAGTGAAAAATGTCCGCATTAGCCAACTCATCCTTGAGCCATTGCTCATCATGTCCGGAAGCGCGCAAATTATCGTGAATGACCTCGCCGTCAAGAATGACCGTGTAAGGCAGAGAAGACGGCTGGGGGTGAAGGTGCAAGTCCTGGTTCGTTGGTTTTCCATATTCGGGCTTGGGCAATACGCTGATGGAGCCGTTCGTCTCCATGATCACGTAGTTTACCTCGCGGAGAGAAAAGTATCCCTGTTGCCGCAATAGGCTCTGCAGCTGGTTTAGGTCGAGTTTGATCTTTTTCATTTCCTTAAATTGAATGTTGCCTTTGCGGATAAGAATCGACGGCTGGCCCTCCAGCATCTTGCGGGTTGATTTGAGTTTCTGGGTCACTAGTTCAGTCACATAGATGAGCAGCGCCCAAAGCGAGAGCGCGAACAAAATCTTTTGCAGTTTTATTTCTTGATCATATACCGCGTTTCCGAGCAGCTCGCCCAAAATGAGCACAGAGATGAAATCAAAGGGGGTAAGCTGGGAAAAATGCGTCTTCCCGACAAGCTTTGTATAGAGAAACAATGCGCAAAAGCCGACCAGCAGCTCGACTGCAATGGCCCCGTAGTCGTTCATTTCCTTATCAACCAGCCTTCCGTAAGGGGTCGCGAAGCGAAGCACTTCTTCTAACAAGGTTGTTCAATCATGCAAGGATATAAACTTCCGGAGCCGGGTTAACGAAAGGGATTTACTTGGCAGGTTCCCGACTGTTCTTCCCGAGTCCGGCAAGTGTCGGCGCATCCTTCGAAGCGGGCTCCTTTTTGGCTTTGCCCGGTGGCTTTGCGGGCAGTTCGGAGCGAAAGGACTTCAGCATGGACAACGCCATGCCCAACAGCACAAAGGCCAGTGGAAATGCACTAACGATAATAGCTGTCTGCATCGCCGGCAGTCCGCCGGAGATCATCAGGATTACAGCAGAAGCAGACAGGATGAGCCCCCATATGATTTTGACCGGATTCGCGGGATTCAGGCTGCCGCCAGTTGTCATCATGCCGAGTACGAATGTAGCGGAATCGGCCGAAGTAATGAAGAACGTAGAGATGAGCAGCAGTGTCAGGATGATGAGCAGCAGGCTGAGGGGAAGCTGTTCGTACACATAGAAGATCGCCGTTTCCAGGGAGCGGCCGGAAATATCGAAGCCGAGGTTGTATTCCAAATGGATGGCGGTACCGCCAAATACGGCAAACCAAAAGGAACAAACCAGGGTAGGGATTACGGTAACGGCGACCATAAACTCCCGAACCGTTCTGCCTTTGGACACCCGGGCGATGAAGGTGCCGACAAAAGGCGCCCAAGCAATCCACCATGCCCAGTAGAAGATCGTCCAATTTTGGACCCAGGAAGCGCGTTCGGCATGGAAAGGAGCCAGCCTCAGGCCCATGCTGGGCAAGTTTTGGATGTATTCGCCGAAGGTTGTCATGAACAGGTTCAAGACGAAAAGCGTGGGACCGACGAACAGCACACAGACGAACAGCAGTGATGCCAGGATCATATTCGTATTGCTTAAGTAACGGATACCGCGCTTTAGCCCCGTGCCAGCCGACAATAGAAACAAGAGCGTAACGATGGCGATGATCGAGAGCTGAACGGGGAAGTTGTTCGGGACGCCAGCGACATAATGCAGCCCGCCGTTGATTTGCGCAGCGCCGAGCCCCAGGGACGCAGCCACGCCGAAGATCGTGGCGAACACAGCCACGGAGTCAATTGCGATGCCAAGCGGGCCGCGGACTCTCTCGCCAAGCAGCGGGTATAAGGCCGAGCTCATCAAGCCGGGATAGCCCTTGCGAAATTTGAAGTAAGCCAAGGCGAGAGCGATGGTGGCGTAGATAGCCCAGGCGTGCAGTCCCCAGTGCAAGTAAGTATAGCGCAGCGATTCCTTCGCCGCTTCGGAAGTGCCAGGCTCCCCCAGCGGCGGACTGGCGAAGTGCGAGATCGGTTCGGCCACGCCGAAGAACAGCAAGCCGATCCCCATTCCGGCGCTGAACAGCATCGCGAACCAAGTCAGCTGCTTGAATTCCGGCTTGTCCTCATCCTTCCCAAGCTTGATTCTGCCGTATTTGCTGAAAATCAGAAACAGCGCAAAAAGCAAGAAGACAGTTGCGCACAGCTGGTAGAACCAGCCGAACCGTTCCAGAAAGAATGCCTGCGCTGTATCCATGACCCGACTTAGTCGGGAGGGAGATACAACGCCCCAAATAACAAATACCAGAGAAATCGTAATGGCGATTCCAAATACTTTCGTTACGGTTTTCATGCACCGACCACTCCCTTCCCTTTCATCATGCGCACTTTTGCCAGCGTTATGCGGCTGCTGGAACAGAAGCCGAATGCAGAGAAAGTGCATATTGACAAACAAGGAGCATTTGCATTAATCTGTATACGAAGATAATTTATTCGTCGAATAAACTAACATTAGGTTACTTCATGGACTGAGGAGATTAACTATGAGCTTTATTATGGGCGTGGATGGTGGAGGGAGCAAAACATTTACTGTCATTACCGATGCAGCTGGCAATCTTGCAGGCGAGGGTTTTGCGCTGGGAGCCAATCATCAGACGATCGGCATTGACAATGCGAAAACACACATTGTGGAATCGATGAATGAGGCGTTAAAGTCAGCGGGCTTGAAATTAAGCGACCTGTCTTATATACAGTATGCGCTGGCTGGCGCAGACAGGGAATCAGACTATCGCATCCTTCGTCCTGCGCTTGCCCAAATACCTGCAGCGCGTTGGGGATTGGAATGCGACACGATGGCCGGCTTGAGATCCGGAAGCCCGGACAACGCGGGTGTTGTGCTGGTATGCGGCAGCGGAACGAATGCAGTGGGAAGAAGTCGTTCGGGCAAGGTCGTTCAGACTGGCGGCTTTGGCTATCTGTACGGGGACAATGCCGGGGGAAGCCGAATGGCGGTTGAAACGTTTCGAGCTGCCGTCCGCTCATGGGATCAGAGAGACATCCCTTCCGTACTTGTGGAGAAGGTCCCGGCATACTTCGGATTCGAAAATATGGAAGCACTCTATAATGATTTTCTAGACAGACAAAAGGGGAATGTTCCGGTTGATCTAACCATTGTTCTCCATGAGGCGGTGAAGGATGGCGATCAGCTGGCCATTCGCATCCTGGCGAAGGTCGGGGAAGAGCTCGGTCTTTCCGCCAACTCGGTCCTAAAAAGGATCGGTGATTTTGGCATAGACAAGGTGCCAATCGTGCTGATAGGCAGTGTGTTTCAAAAGGGCAGAAGCAGCCACTTGCTGCAAGCCTTGAAGCAAACAGTATTAGAGGAAAACGCGAATGTGGAATTTGTTATTCCGGAAATGGAGCCTGTATTTGGAGCCGTATTGCTCGGGATGGATCATCTGAAAATATCTGTGCGGCCTGATATAATAGAGAAATTTAATTCCTACAGGAAAGGGGAGCGCATGCATCGATGAAGAAGCCAATAAAAGTAGCCGTTATCGGCGGCGGATCGTCCTATACGCCGGAATTGATCGACGGATTCATTCGCAGATATGCCGAGCTGCCTATTCAGGAATTGGTGTTGGTCGATATCGAGGAGGGCAGCGATAAGCTGCGAACGATTGGCGAGCTGGCGGGAAGAATGATACAGAAGGCAGGCGCTCCTATTCAGCTTTCGACGACTTTGGACCGCAGAGAAGCGATCCGCAATGCCGACTTCGTGTTGACACAGATACGAGTGGGCATGCTGGAGGCGCGTTCCAGGGATGAAAAAATCCCGCTGAAATATGGATGCATCGGTCAGGAAACGACCGGCGCAGGCGGGTTTGCGAAAGCGTTGCGCACAATCCCGGTCATTCTGGATATATGCAGGGAGATCGAGGAATTATCGCCGAACGCATTCCTCATCAACTTCACCAATCCTGCCGGCATCATTACCGAAGCTGTTCTCAAGCATGCCAAGGTGAAGACGATCGGTTTGTGCAACCTGCCGATTCATACGAGAATGCAGACGGCCAAGCTAATGGAAGTAGCCCCCGAAGAGGTTCAGATTGAGATGGCCGGCATTAATCACTTGAACTGGACTACGCGGATCATGATTGGAGGCGAAGATCGTACGAAAGAGGTCATTGCCCTGCATGACAGATCGGACGGCCTTGCGGTAAAGAACATTCCCGATCACAAATGGGGAGAAGGATTTCTGGCATCTCTGCAAATGCTGCCATGCAGCTATTTGAAATACTACTACTTGAAAGACAAGATGCTGCAGGATCAACTGGAGGATTTGTCCGGCAAGGGCACTCGGGCCGATGCGGTGCGAAAAGTCGAGGACGAGCTCTTTCAGCTATATGCCGATCCGGAGCTGGATCATAAGCCTGCGCAGCTGGAACAAAGAGGCGGGGCTTACTACTCGGAAGCCGCTGTAGATTTGATTGCATCCATTTATAACAACAAGCGGGATGTTCAGATTGTGAATGTCCGCAATGATGGCATACTTGCGTCCCTGCCCGATGACGCGGCCATAGAGGTGCCTTGCGTCATCTCCGCGGCCGGCGCAAAGCCGATTGCATTGACGGAGCAGCTTCCGTTGGCGGCGACAGGGCTGCTGCAAGTTGTGAAGGCCTATGAACAGCTGACCGTGCATGCTGGCGTAACAGGATGCTATGACAGCGCATGGCAAGCACTGACGATTCATCCGCTGGTAGGCGCCTCATCCTTGGCAAAGGCTATACTGGATGACATTTTGCAAGACAACAAAGCGTACTTGCCTCAATTTTAGGCGTCATTCCAGCGATATATTGTTTATTCGCCGAAGAAACTAACAAAAGATTTGTTTAAGGAGGTGGTAGTTTTCTCTACCAGAACAACGAGCCATGCATCCTGTATCTACACAAAAATTGAAAGGAGCTAATGCAAAATGGGCTTGGCTGAGGAAAGAATCGCAAAGTTAGGCATCACACTGCCGACCATAAGCTTAAAGGGGAAAGGGATAGTCGCTATTCAGAAGCACGGCAATTTGCTGTACACCTCTGGACATGGACCGGAACGCGAGTCCGACGGTTCTCCGATCTGGACAGGCAAGTTAGGCAAGGATCTGACCGTAGAAGAAGGATATGCGGCGGCCAGGGAGTGCGGCATTATTCTGCTCGCGCAACTGAAAAGCTACTTGGGCGATCTTGAACGTGTGGATCAAATTGTAAAGGTGTTGGGACTCGTGGCAAGTGCGGAGGATTTCTACCAGCAGCCGCAGGTTATGCATGGATTCTCTGATCTGATGGTCGAGGTTTTCGGCGAGAGAGGCAAGCATGCCAGATCGGCTATGGGGACCTATGTGCTCCCCAAGAACATCCCGGTTGAAATTGAAATGATTGTAAGGATCAAGGAATAAATCCTACTGCTTGCTAACTAAAGGAGGAAATATACCATGCGCAAAATGTCCAAGCTAGTGCTTATCTCATTGGCACTATTGTTAATCGTTGCGGGTTGTTCCAATAACGGAAACTCGCCTTCCAACGACGGAAGTGAAAGCCCTTCGAACAGCGGAGGGAGTCAGAATGGCGAATCCATTGAACTGACCTTCCAGCACATAGGCGGAACTGTGCCTGCGCAAACGGAAGTGCTGAATGAAATGGCTGCGGCATTCTCTGAGCAGAATCCGGGCGTGACGGTAAAGGTTGTCAACGTGGGTTGGGGCGAGGCTTACTCTATGTTTCAGCGCCAAGTCGCTGTCGGACAAGCGCCGGATCTTGTCATGCTTACCGGTCAGTGGGCAAGCGAATATCAGAAACTGGGCGCCTTCGCACCTGTTGACGATCTAGTATCGGATGAAGTGCTGGATATCTTTCTTGAGAGCGGTTTCGTAAAGGGCGAGGACGGCAAGATTTACGGCCTGCCGTGGGATGGAAGCATCTGGAGCTTCTTCTACCGCACAGACCTGTTTGAAGCTGCAGGACTCGATCCGGCAAGCCCGCCTCAGGATTGGAATGAGATGCTCGAGTACGCCCAAGCGCTAACGAGCGGCGATCAGTACGGTCTGGTTATTCCGGCGGCTGGCTGGGAGCCGGATGACTACTTCCTGCCGTTTATGTGGCAGGCTGGCAATGAAGTAGCTATTCAGGACGGAGATGGCTGGGTGTCCGATATCGGCAGCGAATCCGGCCTGGCTGCGGCGCAATACATCTATGACCTGACGAACACGCATCAAGTGATGCCGAAAACAGTGACAGGCATGGACTGGGAAGGAGCTGCGAATGCCTTCGTTTCTGGCAATGCGGCTATGATGTTCAACGGCATGTGGGTGGCCAACAGCTTGCTGGACAACGAGGAGCTGGATGGAAAGTGGGCAACTGCGGTCAGCCCAGCGGGTCCGGCTCAATCGGCAGTATTGGGTTATCCGAATACGCTCCACATAACGGAACAGAGTGAGCACAAGGAAGTAGTAGGCAAGCTGCTTGAGTTTATTTTTGCAGGCGACGGGGAAGGTCCGACTTACTATGACAGATTCTGCGAAGTGACGGGAGTAGTTGGATGGACGAAGGAATTCTCCTCTACCGAATTTGCCCAGAATCCGGTCTTCCAGCCATTCGTAGAGCAGGTTCCTGTCAGCTACAACCGTCCGATCGTTCCGCAATATGAAGAGTTCAGACAAATTCATTTCAATCCTGCCATTCAGGATTTGATTCTTGGCAACATTACGCCAGAAGCGTTTGTCCAATCCATGGACGAGAAATTCAACGAACTGTTGGCTCAATAACCAATAGACAGCAGATAGAGCAATAGAATCCGGTTAGCTCTGCCAGGCTTATGCCTCTAACCGGGTTTTTATTGCTTGGGAGGTGTGATAAATGGAGGATACGCAACATGTAGAAGCGACTGCCGGCAATCCGGCTGTTCGTTCAAAACGCAGCAAGATGAACGCTTTTTGGAAAGCTGCACTGCCTTATATACTCATTTCACCGGGTGTTATTTTTGTAGGAGCCATTCTGATTTATCCGATGATCTCCGGTGTCATTTCCAGTTTGTTCACCCAGCATCCTCTGAATTTATCACAGCGGGAATTTGTGGGACTGGCGCATTTCAAAACTTTGTTCTCTGACAAAATATTTTATATGGCGTTCTCGAATACCCTTATTTGGACGCTTGGCGTAGTATTCGGCCAATTCGCCCTCGGATTGGGCATTGCGCTAATGCTGAACGAGAAATTCCCGGGCAGGGGCATTTATCGCAGTTTGATTTTGATACCCTGGGTCGTCCCTATGATAGCGGCGGCGCTGACGTGGAAGTGGATCTATTCTGCGGATTACGGTGTATTGAATTATTTTCTTAAACAAATCGGACTTATTTCGACCAATATAGATTGGCTGGGAAATCCCTCGATTGCCCTCTTTTCTGTCATTATGACAAATGTTTGGAAAGGGATTCCGTTCGTGGCTGTTGTGCTGTTAGCCGGTCTTCAATCCATAGATAATGAAATGTACGAAGCGGCGCAGGTCAGCGGCGCCAATTTGTTTCAGCGGTTCTGGTACATTACGCTGCCCAGCTTAAAGGGAGTTAGCATCGTGGTCATCGTATTGACAACCATATGGACCTTCAATCAGTTCGATCTGCTGTACTTGATGACCAAGGGCGGTCCTTCGAATTCGACGCAGATCATTCCAGTCTATACGTATTTGAATGCATTTAATTTCTTCAAGATGAACTACGCAGCCGCGGTTTCTACCGTTGGTGTAGTATTGCTTAGTGTTCTGGCGTTCTGGCATCTGAGAACGAGCAAGGAAGAGGGGTGAGGCAGCGATGACTTCCAAAAGCAAGCTTATCTGGCAAAGGGTGTTTCTTTATACGGTATTGACTGCCGTCACCGTTGTATTGATTTTTCCTTTCTTGTGGATGATCTCTACCTCATTGAAGCATTCCAATGAGATTTTCACGCCAACGCCGCAATGGATACCGAGTTCGGCTACGTTCGCCAATTACGTCGAGCTTTGGACGACGACGCCGTTCCCGACGTATTTCCGAAACAGCGTGATCGTAGCGGTGGCAACCACATTGATTACTTTATTTATTTCGACTTTCTTCGCATACGGTCTGTCGCGCTTTCGCTTCAAAGGGCGCAGGATTATGCTGAACATGCTGCTCGTTTCCCAGATGTTCCCGTTAGTGCTGCTCATTATTCCGATCTATGTGATCTTTATTCGGCTGGATCTGATGGACAGCTTCGGCTCTTTGATTATCGCCTACTGTACGTTTGCGATTCCATTCGGAACCTTGATGCTAAAAAGCTATTTCGACGGTTTGCCTCCTGAAACCGAGGAAGCAGCGTTAATGGATGGATGCTCGCCGGTCGGGGCTATATTCCGGGTAGTGATTCCGCTCGCGGCGCCTGCAATCGCAGCTGTGGGACTGTTCTCCTTTATCTTGTCCTGGCAGGAATTCATCTTCGCCTTGACATTGACGAATTCAGAGGGCATGCGCACGCTGCCGGTCGGCATTAGCTTGATGGTGGGCAATCGCGAAGTGCTTTGGGGCATGCTGATGGCTGCTTCGACATTGGTTACGCTGCCGGTTGTTTTCTTATTTATATACTTCCAGAAATATCTCGTTAGCGGCATGACGATGGGCGCGGTAAAAGGATAATGAACGGGAGAGATAGCGATGTATGACATAGTAATCAAGAACGGAACGATTATAGACGGTACGGCAAGCAAGGCGTTCGAAGCCGACCTGGTCGTGAAGGACGGGGTCATAGCAGGCATTGGCCGTTATGCGGAGGATGAAGCGAAGCGTGTCATCGATGCGAAGGGGCAAGTCGTCAGTCCGGGCTTCATTGATACGCACGTTCATTCCGATGTGGTTTTGCTCGCCGACAGACAGCATGCCGCCGGCTTGTATCAAGGGGTAACGACAGAAATATTGGGACAGGACGGCTTGTCCTATGCGCCGTTATCTGCGGACAATCTGCGCATGTACTTCAAATACTTGTCCGGTCTGAACGGGACGCCGGATATTCCGCTGGACTGGTCGACGGTGCGCGAGTATCGCCAAAAATTTGACCGTACCGTTGCGATCAATACCGCCTATCAGATCCCTCACGGCGCGCTGCGTCTGGAGACTGTAGGCTTCCGCGATACCCCGCTGATCGGCAAGGATATGGAGAAAGCCAAGGAATTGCTGAGAGTCGGGATCGAGGAAGGCGCGGTTGCCTTCTCTACCGGCCTGAGCTATTTCCCAGGCTCTTATGGGGATACCGAGGAGCTGATTGAGCTTTCCAAGGTGCTTGCGGAGAAGAACAGCATCTATGTCACTCATTTGCGCACGGTATTTAAAGGAGTGCGGTTCGATCCAATCAAGGAAGCGCTGGAGATCGGCTGGAAGTCGGGCTGCAAAATCCATTATTCACATTTCCGCACAGGTCCCCACAATGCGGGGAAGGTAGATGAGCTGATGAAGGATATCGACGACGCCTACCAGAACGGGCTGGATGTCAGCCTGGAGCTTTACCCTTACGGCTTTGGCTCCAGCACAGGCGTCATTCACCTTCCTCCTTGGGTGGTGGAAGGCGGCTATGAAGCCACACTGGAAAGGCTGGCAGACAGAAGCTTGCGGGCGCAAATTATTCGGGATATCGAGAAGGACTTTCCTCGCATTGACGGAGCGTTCTCGCATTTGCCTTCCGGCAAAAACGTGGATTTGCTCGGTCTGTCCTTCGAGGAGGCTTCGAAGGCGCGCGGACAGAGCATTCCGGATTTGTTATGCGACCTGCTGCTGGATGAGGATTTGGCTGTCGGCATTTTGGGAGAGATTCCGGCTGATGAGAAGGTCATCGCCCAAATTGAAGAAGATTTGTTCAGCTTGTTGAGCCGACCGTATTATATGGTCGGAAGCGACGCTATTTATTTAGGCGAAAATCCGCATCCGCGGGCATTCGGCACATTCCCCAAGCTGTTGCGCTTGGCGCGCGAGAAGAACTTCCCGCTGGAAACTTTAATCAATCGGATGACGAAAGTTGCCGCCGATCGCTTTGGCTTGACAGACCGCGGGCAATTGGCGGAAGGGAAAGCAGCCGACATTGTAATCTTTGATCCCAAGACCGTTACCGATACCGCCACGATTGCGAATGCACGCTCGGCACCGAGAGGAATCCGGCATGTCTTGGTCAATGGACAGATTGCTGTTCAGGACGAGAAGTGTACGGGAACGCTCGCAGGCAGAGCTTTGCCCTGCTAGCTATCCGTGGTCAACTCAACAACCGGGAGGAATGCGTCATGCAGCAATTTTATGATCGATTCGGACTCAGAAAGGTGATCAATGCCCGGGGACCGGCAACCGTACTGGGCGCTGCAAGAGTGGAGAACAAAATCCGCAAGGACATTTATGACATGCTGGGGTTGTCCGTTGAAATTTGGGAGCTGCAGCGGCGCGCGAGCGAAGCGATTGTCAAGCTGACCGGGGCGGAAGCAGGCTGCGCTGCGAACTGTACGGCAGCCGGAATGACCGTTGCCCTTGCCTCCTGTCTGACGGGGGATAACATCGCCCACATCAAAGAACTGCCAACGGTGAAGGGCCCCAAGAACAAAGTGGTCATCCAGAAAGGCCATGTTATCGGAATCGGCGATATTCCGGCCACCCAGTTAATCCGGATGACCGGAGCCGAGCCTGTAGAGATCGGCGAAGCGCTCGATTGCGCCACCTTCCATTTGGAGGCTGCGCTCACTGAGGACGTGGCGGCAGCGGTTTACGTCATGATGGATGTCTTCCCGCCAAACCTGCTGCCCTTCGAAACCTTTCTGAAAATATGCAAGGCGAAGGGCGTTCCCGTTATTGTGGACGCGGCGTATGATACGGACTTCCGCCATTCAATTGCGCTCGGCGCAGATATTGTCGTTCACAGCGGCCAAAAGTGGCTGGGCGGCGCTACTTCCGCTCTGGTTGCGGGACGCAAGGATTTGGTGCATGCCTGCTATTTGCAGGAGATGGGCATCGGCAGGCCGATGAAGGTAGGCAAGGAAGGGATTATCAGCATCATCTCTGCCATCGAGAGATGGCTGGAGCGCGACCAGGATGCCATTATTGCAAGACAAACGGTGCAGGCGGAGCGCTTTATCGAGCGGATGGCCGAGGAACCGGGAATAACTGGCGAAATCAAGCGTACCCGATTTTCTCCGTCTGTCAGGGTAGTTATGCATATTAACGAAGAGGCAACGGGAGTCCCTGCATGGTTGATTAACGCCCAATTGGGCGTCTACGATCCGGTTATCAAAATGGATGACTACGCGATTCATCAAGGGCGCATGGAATGGGATCTCTCCTTCCTGGATGAGGGCGATGAGCAGATCATTATGAATGCGATCAGCAGCATCATTCGCGCCAACCGCAATCCGGACCAGGCGAAAAAGCGTCCAGAACCGATGACTCGCATGGATGGGCTGTACCGCACCTTCCATCAGTGGCTGGACGGGGACCCGAGGGGAGAGCAGTAAGATGCGGTTTGGACTTATTGGCTTTTCGCAAGGATTTTATGCTACGACCTACACCAGACACGCGGCCAGGCTGAAAGGAATTGAGGTAGTGGCTTGCTGCGATCTGGGCCAGACGGACGAATATGTGCTGGAGTGCGCAGGCATCACGGCGCGGGAATTTGCCGAAGAGCTGGGCTGCGAGCTGCTGTCCGATTTGGACGCATTTTTCTCCAGAAAATTGGATGCGGTCATGGTGGCTTCGGAAGTGTGGCAGCACGCCGAGCATACGATCAACGCTTTGTCGCACGGCTGTCATGTCTTCGTAGGCAAACCGCTGTCCTTCCGCCCGGATGAGGTGCAGGCTGTTATCGACAAGGCCAGGGAAGCAGATCGCCTCGTGCTGCCGGGCAATCCGTTGCGCTATGAAAGCTCCATGCAGCAAATAGCCGACCAGATTCGGGGCGGCGCCATCGGGAAGCCGACCAATATTCGGGTATTTGTCCATCATGAAGCGATGGTGCATCAGGAGTGGGAGCGGGATCCCGCCAAGAGCGGAGGACCTCTCGGCACCTTCGGCATTTATTTGATCGACACGGTTCGCTGGTTAACCGGCCAAGAACTCGGACATCTATACGCTGTCGGCGGGCAGTTCGTCTTTCCCGAAGTCCAGTCGTGGGACACGGTGCAAGCCGTGGGGGCTACGACTGAAGGGGCGCTCGTCCAGCTGAATCTGGTGTCCACCATGACGTGGGAATATCCGTTTGTCATGGTGGATGCGATTGGCACCAAAGGTGTCATTCATAACAATCCTTACCGTCAGGCC is a window from the Xylanibacillus composti genome containing:
- a CDS encoding formate/nitrite transporter family protein, with the translated sequence MDYVKPNQVLHNMIQTGAGKAQLPVIQLILRGFLGGAILAYATTLAFTATSQTGLGLVGALVFPLGFVIIILLGLELVTGSFALIPLAVMERRATAGQMANNFFWVIVGHVIGCLFYAGLYYASITKMGTVHDHALAVMIAGIAEGKTIAYKEMGAAGLGLVFIRAVLCNWMVTLGAVMAMTSQSTLGKIAAMWLPILAFFAQGFEHAVVNMFVIPAGMMFGAEVSAADWWLWNQIPVLVGNLAGGLILTGLFLYWSHAKKPGAKDESVSASFGARVGSEAKRA
- a CDS encoding DUF421 domain-containing protein, which encodes MNDYGAIAVELLVGFCALFLYTKLVGKTHFSQLTPFDFISVLILGELLGNAVYDQEIKLQKILFALSLWALLIYVTELVTQKLKSTRKMLEGQPSILIRKGNIQFKEMKKIKLDLNQLQSLLRQQGYFSLREVNYVIMETNGSISVLPKPEYGKPTNQDLHLHPQPSSLPYTVILDGEVIHDNLRASGHDEQWLKDELANADIFHYQDVLFAEWRENEPLFLQKYS
- a CDS encoding glycine betaine uptake BCCT transporter, with amino-acid sequence MKTVTKVFGIAITISLVFVIWGVVSPSRLSRVMDTAQAFFLERFGWFYQLCATVFLLFALFLIFSKYGRIKLGKDEDKPEFKQLTWFAMLFSAGMGIGLLFFGVAEPISHFASPPLGEPGTSEAAKESLRYTYLHWGLHAWAIYATIALALAYFKFRKGYPGLMSSALYPLLGERVRGPLGIAIDSVAVFATIFGVAASLGLGAAQINGGLHYVAGVPNNFPVQLSIIAIVTLLFLLSAGTGLKRGIRYLSNTNMILASLLFVCVLFVGPTLFVLNLFMTTFGEYIQNLPSMGLRLAPFHAERASWVQNWTIFYWAWWIAWAPFVGTFIARVSKGRTVREFMVAVTVIPTLVCSFWFAVFGGTAIHLEYNLGFDISGRSLETAIFYVYEQLPLSLLLIILTLLLISTFFITSADSATFVLGMMTTGGSLNPANPVKIIWGLILSASAVILMISGGLPAMQTAIIVSAFPLAFVLLGMALSMLKSFRSELPAKPPGKAKKEPASKDAPTLAGLGKNSREPAK
- a CDS encoding N-acetylglucosamine kinase codes for the protein MSFIMGVDGGGSKTFTVITDAAGNLAGEGFALGANHQTIGIDNAKTHIVESMNEALKSAGLKLSDLSYIQYALAGADRESDYRILRPALAQIPAARWGLECDTMAGLRSGSPDNAGVVLVCGSGTNAVGRSRSGKVVQTGGFGYLYGDNAGGSRMAVETFRAAVRSWDQRDIPSVLVEKVPAYFGFENMEALYNDFLDRQKGNVPVDLTIVLHEAVKDGDQLAIRILAKVGEELGLSANSVLKRIGDFGIDKVPIVLIGSVFQKGRSSHLLQALKQTVLEENANVEFVIPEMEPVFGAVLLGMDHLKISVRPDIIEKFNSYRKGERMHR
- a CDS encoding 6-phospho-beta-glucosidase; translated protein: MKKPIKVAVIGGGSSYTPELIDGFIRRYAELPIQELVLVDIEEGSDKLRTIGELAGRMIQKAGAPIQLSTTLDRREAIRNADFVLTQIRVGMLEARSRDEKIPLKYGCIGQETTGAGGFAKALRTIPVILDICREIEELSPNAFLINFTNPAGIITEAVLKHAKVKTIGLCNLPIHTRMQTAKLMEVAPEEVQIEMAGINHLNWTTRIMIGGEDRTKEVIALHDRSDGLAVKNIPDHKWGEGFLASLQMLPCSYLKYYYLKDKMLQDQLEDLSGKGTRADAVRKVEDELFQLYADPELDHKPAQLEQRGGAYYSEAAVDLIASIYNNKRDVQIVNVRNDGILASLPDDAAIEVPCVISAAGAKPIALTEQLPLAATGLLQVVKAYEQLTVHAGVTGCYDSAWQALTIHPLVGASSLAKAILDDILQDNKAYLPQF
- a CDS encoding RidA family protein, which encodes MGLAEERIAKLGITLPTISLKGKGIVAIQKHGNLLYTSGHGPERESDGSPIWTGKLGKDLTVEEGYAAARECGIILLAQLKSYLGDLERVDQIVKVLGLVASAEDFYQQPQVMHGFSDLMVEVFGERGKHARSAMGTYVLPKNIPVEIEMIVRIKE
- a CDS encoding ABC transporter substrate-binding protein → MRKMSKLVLISLALLLIVAGCSNNGNSPSNDGSESPSNSGGSQNGESIELTFQHIGGTVPAQTEVLNEMAAAFSEQNPGVTVKVVNVGWGEAYSMFQRQVAVGQAPDLVMLTGQWASEYQKLGAFAPVDDLVSDEVLDIFLESGFVKGEDGKIYGLPWDGSIWSFFYRTDLFEAAGLDPASPPQDWNEMLEYAQALTSGDQYGLVIPAAGWEPDDYFLPFMWQAGNEVAIQDGDGWVSDIGSESGLAAAQYIYDLTNTHQVMPKTVTGMDWEGAANAFVSGNAAMMFNGMWVANSLLDNEELDGKWATAVSPAGPAQSAVLGYPNTLHITEQSEHKEVVGKLLEFIFAGDGEGPTYYDRFCEVTGVVGWTKEFSSTEFAQNPVFQPFVEQVPVSYNRPIVPQYEEFRQIHFNPAIQDLILGNITPEAFVQSMDEKFNELLAQ
- a CDS encoding carbohydrate ABC transporter permease codes for the protein MEDTQHVEATAGNPAVRSKRSKMNAFWKAALPYILISPGVIFVGAILIYPMISGVISSLFTQHPLNLSQREFVGLAHFKTLFSDKIFYMAFSNTLIWTLGVVFGQFALGLGIALMLNEKFPGRGIYRSLILIPWVVPMIAAALTWKWIYSADYGVLNYFLKQIGLISTNIDWLGNPSIALFSVIMTNVWKGIPFVAVVLLAGLQSIDNEMYEAAQVSGANLFQRFWYITLPSLKGVSIVVIVLTTIWTFNQFDLLYLMTKGGPSNSTQIIPVYTYLNAFNFFKMNYAAAVSTVGVVLLSVLAFWHLRTSKEEG